AACCTTGCAAGGAATGTCGAACTTGTCCAACTCCTCCCGTGCCCCGATTCCAGATCGCATAAGCACGGCAGGGCTGCAATAAGCACCACTAGAAACGACAACCTCCTTTCTCGCGTGGAAGGTGCGCGTGGTACCATCGGCCAATCTAGTCAGAACACCTGTCGCCCGGAGCCCAGCTGCACCCTCTTCCAACACTATGCGGTCGACTGTGGTATCGGTTTGAATAGTAACGTTGGAGCGGTTGTAATCCTTGGTTATAAAATCTGCGGCCGTAGCACGGATACCCTTATGCACGGTACGAGGTGCATGGCCGCATCCGTGGGCAACGTCGCCGGTGCTAAACATATCATGATGTAGAGGCATTCCTTGCGAAACAAGAGAGTCTATGAGAAGATTCGAGATTGGGGCGAGATCATGAGGCTCGGTGTGCAGAGGGCCATTGTAGCCATGACTCTGGGGGTCGGCTTGGAACCAGTCTTTGGGATGAAAAGTTTCCGACTATTATAGCATACTGTCAACAAGGTATGGTATGAGGTTCCGTATACTCTGGGAAGAATATACCTTTCTCATTGCGGCAAAGAATTcctctccactccatccTTCCAGCTCCCAATCGTCATAATCTTGCTTGCTACCTCGCACACACAGGGTACCATTACATCCGCTGCAGCCTCCCAAAAAGCGACCTCGGCTCAGTTTCACCTGTCGGTTATCTACTCCTTTCATAGGCGTTGTGACTATATTCCAATCGGTTTCCGAGTCAAAATTATTTGACCATCTGCGACACTTAGTGAGTGAGACGAGCGGGCGTAGGTTCGGTGTTCATACCCTCCCGTCATATGTACGTTCTCCAGATCTTTGTTATGTTGACCAGCTTCAAGGACTAGCACCTTGACATCAGGATTTTCAGCGAGACGACCAGCGACAACGCATCCTGCTGTACCACCTCTATCCGGTTGGTTCTATCAGATCCCGCTCACATCCAACTACTACTTCAACTTTAACACCCCGCACTTACCCGCAAATAATGTAGTCGTAAACATCTTCCGAAGTGCTGCCCATGATGACAACCTGATAATATTCAAGGGAAGGCGGATGACAGAGGTAGAAATTTGTGGAGTGAATTTGAACTTTCTCTAAGGCTGCTTGCCTGTCAGATTGGCATACAGCCCTTTTATACGCGCGGATGTAGCTCTCTCGTGTCAGTGGAATGAGCAAAATTGATCATCATGGGCATTCCCCCACTTTGTGGGCACGGACGAGTCCTGCGGAGTACATTCCGATGCATGCGGCCAGCCTTAACAAAAAGAGGGGAGCAAGATGGCCAGGTAATACAGCTAACGATACTGCGACTAGTCAAGGGATTTTCAGCTATTGATAAAGAGACCGGTCGCTGAAAGAGGAGCTAATCTACAGACCATTGAGCAATGATATTCGGACATTGCTGGACATGATCCGTGCAGTGCGACTCCACAGCCATTTAAGGGAGTGCATCGCCATGGTCCAACGCCTAgaccagaaaacaaagccatTATGATTCGCTGTGGGAAAGACAGATTTAGTAACGTTACAGTCTGGTCGTATCGTGGATAAATCCACAAGTGAGAGAGGGGCCAAGACGCCACTAAGCCTGCACCATGGATGATCTGAAGGCAATCCCTCGCAGCAGTGCGTAATTCATGCAAGCCAATCCGTGTGGCTACGTGCATACCTCCTTTAATGCAGTCCGAAAACCCCCAGTTCGGGGGAGAGGTTTGATCTCTGGCGTTGTACTGTGTAGACCAGATATAAAGCGATCAACACTAGGGAAACGGGTCTGCGGGCTCCAAAATGGCTCCCTCTTCAGCCCCAACACGGACACGATGTCGTCCTCCACTTTTACCCGCTTTTCTTCCACTAGCAGAGCCCGCACACGGCTGGTAGAAATTACCTCAATACTAAATTCAAAAAAAAGTCCTGAGAGCGAATCAAAACTATTACCCCAAAAATGTGGGTCAGGATGTGAGAGTTCCTATACTCCCGCATCTTCTTGGGTCAAGTTTGTTACCTGTCATACTCCTAATGAAACGGCGTTAGTAATACTAACCTTTTTCTGGCACCCTACCATTACTCCAGATCCTTGGCGTATGGGGTAAAGCTCTGCGAATTGCTGTTTCTCGGTACAGAGTGATAATTGGTCTCCAGAGGAATAGGTTCCCCAACCAGGTCTTGCGAAGCTTTAGAGTTGTTCTGGTCTGAAGGCAAATGGTCGTATTCGCTGTCATACAGCCGTTGAAGCACCCTTAAACCCTAACTATCGATTCCGGCGTACGTATCCTTGTCAGGGGCGCTCGCCACCTCATCCCGAATGGTCTAATAAAACCCAGCATTATGGTACATGCTTAGTGCATGTGAGTTAAGATCGTCGTGAATCCTGGTAGATTCGCTATGACCCTCAAATTCTAAGCAGATCCCGATGTCCAGACAAAGTTGACACAGTCGAAGAGCCCACTCGATATCCACAAGGCAGACCCCCTATCGGGTTCCATACCCTGACAGTTGGGTTGCAGTACGAAGATCTTGTCCAAGGTGCTGCCTGCGTTCCCCGTACACGAGAAATAAGCTGGCTGATCAACTTTCTCTGGGTCACATTCCCTTTTTCGATACTTCCACTGTTGCTCCTCGCTAAGCATCGGTTGGCTATCCTGACTAAATCCTGgaggaaataaaataaaactTTAACTCCTATTCAGACATATCCGCAGAACAAGATGATCCGTTCCTAGGAACAATATCCCCGTAAATACCCCATGGCTTTAACTATGGACCTTTATCTGGACCACGCTTTCTTCCATACATGAATCTAGCGTGGGAATTTGAGAGACTCTGAATAACCATCCGCCGCCCAGATTCACTCGGCCACACGTTCCCTCCACGATGGCCCATGCCACCCCCTTCCAGAAGGAAGCATGGACGGAATACGGCATAGGCGTAATCATCCTATTACTTCGTATTGTCGCACGTGTCAGAGTGGTGGGGTTCAAAAACTGGCAAGGAGATGACTACTTTGTGTTTGTAGTTCTCGCCTTTTGGACTGTaaattttccttttccccgGGCCTCGCAACAGAACACTCTAACAGACGCCAGGCTGAATTAACCATGTTGGAACTGATCGGTAGGCTCTTCtatcttctcgagcttcaaAAGATTACTAACAATTCCCCACAGGCCAATATGGCACCAACATCGGTCTCGATGATGCTCAGAGGGCCTCGTTGACCCCCGAGCAAACCGAGATCCTTGTCAGGGGTTCCAAATGTCTTCTCGCCGGCTGGACCTGCTATGTGACCCTGATTTGGTCGCTGAAAGCGTGCATGCTGTTTTTCTACAACCGCCTCACGTAAAAACTCCACGAACCTCAACGAGTCAGCTATCCAACTGACCATATCTCTAGGCTGGGCCTCGTCCAACAAAAGCTCGTCAAATTCAACGCCGTGCTTTGcgcatgtacatacacagCCGTCATCCTAACTATCTTTCTCCACTGTCGTccgctgaagaagaactggcAGGTTTATCCGGATCCTGGTCGTAAGAACCCTTGCAATCGTCTTTGACCAAAACATCTATTCTAACCTCCCTGCCACAGTCAACTGCACCGCTGACTATGTGAACTATATCGTAATCGCGGTGACCAATGTCTTGTTCGTGATCCCTTACTTAATACCAGAATACATGCTAATCTGTCACAGAACAGACGCAATTCTAGTCTGCATTCCCATCCCATTACTAGCTAAAGTGCGACTCGCATTGCGCCGGTAAGTATACTAATGCAAACACAATGAACCAGTTTAACCGGACAATACACAGAAAGCTGATTATCGGAGTCCTTCTATGCGGCGGCGTTTTCGTCATGATCGCAACGCTCCTCCGCTGTATTCTCTCGCTACAGAGTatcaacagcatcaacaCCAGTACCATCTGGGCCATTCGCGAAACGGTACGTTATAAACTCCCACATTCTTGCTATATTACTTGAGAAGGACATTGGCCCCGCTAACGGGTAATCAGTTCGTCGGTATCATCGCCGTCAACGCCCCCTGCATCAAACCGCTCTTCAGCACCTCAACCTGGCTCGGGTCCTCGGAGGACCCGTATTCATCCTCGCGAAAGAAGGGTAGCTACAGTCTGTCGGTTTTCGGGAAGTCGAAGCCTAGTCATCTGGAGTCAACGAAGAGTACGAAAATGGGCGGGCGATCCAGCGATGAGTTCATCCTACATGGCGGGGGAACTCGTACATTTGTCAATGACGGCCAGACAGGGCGGTCCTCGAGCCTGTCAGATGAGGAGGCAGGAAGGCACCCAATGGGAGGTATCCAGGTTACCACGATGTATGAGATTAGGAGGGATGGGTCTCGACATGGCTGATTGAGTTCGTATTATCGGTTTACTATCTTAGTGTGCTTTGGGTGGCTGGCTGGGCGGTCTTTGTGAGCGTTGCGTTtttgaaagaagaatatgtACTATAGTTACGATAAGACTAAGCGAGATAGAAGCTAATCCTGGAACAGTAACAGTCTTTTGACAAATTCCGGGGATTAGATATAGGGGGTAGGGGATCAGTGCACGAGTTCTTTATTTGAATTTGGATAGGACGGAAGTTAATTCGCGAGGACGGGGAACAGAAGCCAAGATGACGGTTCATATATGACCCATCGGAATCAGAAAATGAGGCAGCCATGAATGTTATTCCTTTGACATGACTCAAATGCATGACTTGTTGGATGTCAGATTCAGGGCAACAAAGATACCTCACTGCAATACTACTCATATGGTTTATCAGCATGTGACTGATAAGAGATCCTGATCTTTGAGGAGCCATGCCGCATGAGGACTAGGGTCGGAAACCAACCGACACTAAGCGCAAACAGTCTTTCTTCGATCAGTTTTTGCCATCCAAAGGAGGGGCAAAACTGCAAAAAGACTCCAGTGACTAGTTTTTGCCCTAAGTGACGGACTGCTGCTGAAAAGGGGGGCAAAAGGCCGCCATGAGTTCTCCTCAGTCGCCACCCAAGACGTC
This window of the Aspergillus oryzae RIB40 DNA, chromosome 8 genome carries:
- a CDS encoding GMC family oxidoreductase (choline dehydrogenase and related flavoproteins), producing MGSTSEDVYDYIICGGGTAGCVVAGRLAENPDVKVLVLEAGQHNKDLENVHMTGGWSNNFDSETDWNIVTTPMKGVDNRQVKLSRGRFLGGCSGCNGTLCVRGSKQDYDDWELEGWSGEEFFAAMRKVYSSQSIRNLIPYLVDNWFQADPQSHGYNGPLHTEPHDLAPISNLLIDSLVSQGMPLHHDMFSTGDVAHGCGHAPRTVHKGIRATAADFITKDYNRSNVTIQTDTTVDRIVLEEGAAGLRATGVLTRLADGTTRTFHARKEVVVSSGAYCSPAVLMRSGIGAREELDKFDIPCKVDLPGVGKNLMDHLIVFMFYETEKEGLTTDWHVYHDDNMEKTYAQWKEHKTGFLSTFPFGAFAFARLDERLKDEPLWRDAPREPGRDPMGLTPQQPNIEFFTTECYGGPKQYDQFPVDHKHAFSMIAELFAPKSRGTVTLKSKDPLENPIVDCNYLADPMDLLVLTEACRFGNEVVMKGTGTKDIVKGSWPPNLTHHTYTTREEWIPYVKEHATTCYHASGTCAMGKDDNPLAVLDNKLRVKGVAGLRVADCSVMPTLHGGHTQMPAYGIGERCADFIKETWSGQSIARL
- a CDS encoding uncharacterized protein (predicted protein), whose translation is MAHATPFQKEAWTEYGIGVIILLLRIVARVRVVGFKNWQGDDYFVFVVLAFWTAELTMLELIGQYGTNIGLDDAQRASLTPEQTEILVRGSKCLLAGWTCYVTLIWSLKACMLFFYNRLT
- a CDS encoding uncharacterized protein (predicted protein): MNQFNRTIHRKLIIGVLLCGGVFVMIATLLRCILSLQSINSINTSTIWAIRETFVGIIAVNAPCIKPLFSTSTWLGSSEDPYSSSRKKGSYSLSVFGKSKPSHLESTKSTKMGGRSSDEFILHGGGTRTFVNDGQTGRSSSLSDEEAGRHPMGGIQVTTMYEIRRDGSRHG